Proteins found in one Pontibacter sp. SGAir0037 genomic segment:
- a CDS encoding ABC transporter ATP-binding protein, with protein sequence MEKESMIRTQALRYRYPQSRDMAFPDLACGAGEHLLLLGRSGIGKTTLLHLLAGLILPQEGEIWINGTDITNLSTTKLDKFRGQHIGLVFQRPHFMQALSVRENLLLAQHLAGLKQQEERVEELLFRLGLPGKSNRRVQELSLGEQQRIAIARALINTPGVIIADEPTSNLDDHHCLQVATLLEEQAQLEQAALLIVTHDQRLKDRFVNQVHL encoded by the coding sequence GTGGAAAAAGAAAGTATGATCAGAACACAAGCACTTCGGTACAGGTACCCACAGAGCAGAGACATGGCTTTTCCGGATCTTGCCTGTGGAGCGGGGGAACATTTGTTGCTGTTGGGAAGATCGGGTATCGGCAAGACCACCCTGTTGCATTTACTGGCAGGGCTTATACTTCCGCAGGAGGGGGAAATCTGGATCAACGGTACAGATATCACTAACTTAAGTACGACAAAGCTTGATAAATTCCGGGGGCAGCATATTGGGCTGGTTTTCCAGCGTCCGCACTTTATGCAGGCATTATCGGTGAGGGAGAATCTGCTGCTGGCGCAACACCTGGCCGGTTTAAAGCAGCAGGAAGAGCGGGTAGAAGAACTGCTCTTCCGCCTGGGTTTGCCAGGAAAATCAAACCGACGGGTACAGGAGCTGAGCCTGGGTGAGCAGCAGCGGATAGCTATAGCCCGCGCTTTAATAAACACGCCAGGTGTAATTATCGCCGATGAGCCTACCTCTAATCTGGACGATCACCATTGCCTGCAGGTTGCCACCCTGCTAGAGGAGCAGGCCCAACTGGAACAGGCAGCACTACTCATTGTCACACATGATCAGCGCCTCAAAGACAGGTTTGTAAATCAGGTACATCTATGA